gatgagtgcgtgtggaaaaagtttggggtccaccggctgagtcagaaaagagaACGCAGTACGGGGCTGACATCCTTCATATctgatcagtgccggttgcatgggtggtacgaggtggcatgcacgaaacgtcacccaattttgggaggcagtgggcatgcccatcttagggccccacacAAGATTTgtacgaattcggacaccaaacgcacgttgcgtcacgcccggtcagtgttttcggtgcgtttcacggagaaaaccataagaaattcatacggtgtcggaaaattatgaaaacttgcacgcatgatggccctggtgatgagTGCGTGTGGAagaagtttggggtccaccggctgagtcagaaaagagaACGCAGTACGGGGCTGACATCCTTCATaaccgatcagtgccggttgcatgggtggtacgaggtgtcATGCACGAAACGTCatccaattttgggaggcagtgggcatgcccatcttagggccccacgcaagatttgaacgaattcggacaccaaacgcacgttgcgtcatgcccggtcagtgttttcggtgcgtttcatggagaaaaccataagaaattcatacggtgtcggaaaattatgaaaacttgcacgcatgatgccCCTGGTGATGagtgcgtgtggaaaaagtttggggtccaccggctgagtcagaaaagagaACGCATTACTGGGCTaacatccttcatatccgatcagtgccggttgcatgggtggtacgaggtggcatgcacgaaacgtcacccaattttgggaggcagtgggcatgcccatcttagggccccacacaagatttgaacgaattcggacaccaaacgcacgttgcgtcacgcccggtcagtgttttcggtgcgtttgacggagaaaaccataagaaattcatacggtgtcgaaaaattatgaaaacttgcacgcatgatggccctggtgatgagtgcgtgtggaaaaagtttggggtccaccgggtgAGTCAGAAAAGAGAACGCAGTACGGGGctgacatccttcatatccgatcagtgccggttggatgggtggtacgaggtggcatgcacgaaacgtcacccaattttgggaggtagtgggcatgcccatcttagggccccatgcaagatttgaacgaattcggacaccaaacgcacgttgagTCGCGCCCGGTCAGTGTTCTCGGTGCGTTTCACGgtgaaaaccataagaaattcatacggtgtcggaaaattatgaaaacttgcacgcatgatggccctggtgatgagTGCGTGTGCAAAAAATTAGAATGGTTGCATTAAAAAAATGCATTAATATTTTCTGTCGTTAAAAGAACATCGGAGATAATGGCTCTCTTTTTGAAGAGTATGCATGATCCATGTGAACCTTCACAAGCTCTGAGCAGGTGAAGACTCACATCGATCCCGCATATCCTCCAAATAGAGTCCCACAAACTCAGATGTTTGTTCATTGACCAAAAGAAAATTATATAAAGGAGTCAATGGCTCGCCGGCCTAGCGATGTTGTATTAAACTAGAAATGTTAAACTACAATGCATTTTTTTAATAAATGCATCGTGGGCCAGCCGGCAGTAGTTTTACGGGACGGGCCAAGGGGCCCACTATGGCGTGACCACGTCTATGACGCTGTACATGCGTGCATGGCATGGAAACCACGCCGCCATTACCTCGCCCCAGGACCGCCTAACCCTGCCGCCTCCACGCACGTCCTCACCCCGATCCGACGGTCGCACCGCCGTGGCCGTCCCAACTCCCTTCCCTGCCGGCCTGGCGGCAGCCATACACTTTGGCATCTGCGCGCGCGACTTGGATCTCAGGCCCGGCCGTGCCGTCTCGGCAAAGTCGCCCGCAGCCAGAACCCTAGGACGGGCCGTCGGCCAGTGCGGTGGTGTGGGCAGAGGGCGCGCGGCTGCCATGATTAACCCACACCGGGTGGGGTTAAGGGGCTGCCGGTGCATGTCGAGGCGCCAGAAGGCATGGTATTAAACCATATGTAATGTTTTTTGAATCTCGTAACTAGTTAGATAACTGTCATCTTATTTAGAATGCAAGAATTCGGAGATGTGTACTGCTCGGTTGAGAAGTGGTGCGAATTGGTGGGAAAATTCACACCCAGACAGCGCATGATGCTACGTGGCACAAATTTGGACAGTATGTTGAGAATTCCTTAAGTGAAAATGAGGAAAAATTTATTGGAATATATGATTACAACGTATGATATTAGTAGAAAGCGATTTATTATTCGGCCAAATACTGACGGCATCAGTATGCTTAATGAAGATGTTTATGACATATTCGGGCTACGTAACGAGGGTGATGATGTCAGTAGCATGATAGCAACAGTACAACTAGATGCCAAAAAAATTGTTCCGAATCGGTTTCTAGACAAAAGAACAGGCCTAATCCTCATCGATGAGTTGATAAAAAATATTGTTGATACTCAGTCATATGATGATGATTTTGTGAGAAGGGCCGTACTGGTTCTTATGGGTACAGTCTTAGCACCACAATCCACCAAGTTTGTTCCTTATCGTTATTACAAAATGGCGGAGGACGTGAACGCTATCAAGTCATACAATTGGAACGATTTCACGTTGGGGGTGTGCATGGATGCTATTAAAAACACGGTCGAAGATCTTGAAAAATTCAAGTGGCCTATCGGGAACTTGGCTCTTCTTTAGGTACAAGTCATTTCGTAATAGTTGTATGTACATATATTTTTATGTGATCTATGTGTCTGACTAGTTGTGTTTACTATCATGCATTATATATACTGGGAAAAAGTTGAGCCAATTGGTGTGGAAACATTTGATCCTTTGTCTCGTGAATACCCACTAATGCTTAACTAGTCAGAAACGGAAGGGAAAAAGCGAGACGACTATGACAACATGCACGGGCGGGGCACCGGCAATGTAAGTCAATAAGTATAGTCCTTATTGGTTGCACATAGTAATTTAGTATATTCGttatttaattaatttttttGTTTGTTGTACAGATTGAAAACTGCGTTAGCGAAGAGTACAGACGTGCTAAGGTAGCACGTGAAGGGACTGTCCCAGAGGAAGAAACGAAGAAACCTAAACGGAAAGGTGGTGGCAGGAGTAGAAAGCCAAGCACGTCCGCGGTTTCATCGAACACGACTTATAGTATCGACCGTGTGATGACATACGTAAAGCTGCTTCACAAGGAGGTTCTCAATATACCCGAAAGATGTGCAAAGGTAATTTAGAAGTTGTATTGAACGTGTTTTAATTGTTCAACTACTTATCGTGTTTCATTTGTGATTGTAGATGGTAATGGAAAGGTTGAACACGGAAGGTGTGCTGTACAAACCCAATAAGAGGGACAACAATGACGAATTTGATAATGTAGGTGAAGGAGTTGGGATGGAGAATGGCTAGTACAAGTCATCAAAATATTGGCCAGATATTGAATCACCTACGGATGTAAAGATAGGAACATCTTTCACGGGTATCAATGATACCTCCGTGCCCGTTGATGACACAGGTGCCCCGGCGACGACACCGGATAAAGGTGAAGCTACTGATCCTTTCATTATAGACGATAATGGAAACTCTCCATCTTCGGCATCAACTGTACGTACAAAAGACTTTCCGTCTATGTCCCGAACCCCGCAGAATGCTGATATTTCTGGTGAGTCTATGGATGCTTTGTCACCAACAAAGTCCGAAGACACGTTTGAGAGTTTCCCGGCAGAGAGCAACATAGGTAATGGTGAAGGCAGTCAGGAAAATGAAGGTAAGCGCAAAAGAAAAAAGTCAAAATATTGTCGATCCCCCTACGACCTTCTCATTACCCGCAAGAAACGTGTTTAAAAAGTAAGTCAAGTACTACTTTATAATTCATGCACGCGTTATGTAATTTTTTTATTATATAACTGACTGTAGTTGCATTGTTTTAGATCTGTTTGCATCATCACCACATTCAATTCTAGCAAGTTCTCTTAATATGACTCCGGATCACATAGAGGCAGCCAGAGTTTTTGTTGAGACTCTCGCATCGTCAAAGAAGCATGCACACCGAACCGTGGTTGATGTGCCGCCACCAGATGGGGACATATGCACGCCAGCTATGCTTCACGATGTCCTGACGTTTAAATGGTTGAATGGCGCTGTAAGTATGAGTTTGGTTTTAACAAAACTCTCATTTGTACTTCACAAGTTGATAGAAATTTTTTGTTTATGTATGCAGATCATGAATGCATATTGTAAACACCTACAACACCGTGATTTTTCTGATCGTTACATATCAACAACGTGGTTCCCCAAGTTTATGTTCAGTAGGGCAAGGGGAAAGACCAAGTCAGTAAATGATTTAGACTCAGAACATGTTACAAAGAAAACAAAAGTCCTCGCAAGAGTAATGGATGAGTATTTCAGACGGGACAAGGTATTGCTTTCatatttatttgtttttattAGTCATTACTATTTAATTGCACTAACATCATTTGGTTACTATGTAGGCGTATTTTCCTATGCACGTTAATGATAATCATTGGATAACCATAGTGATGCACACCGTCAAGGAGGAGTTTCAAGTTCTTGACTCAAATTCTAAAGGCGCAATTAGCCAAAGAATTCGCAATATGATTGCCACCCTGGTACGCTATAATTTTCGCACTCGCATTCAGAAAAATATTGGGTCATACATTAAATTCTGGTTCTGTTAATTTGTTTCAGAGAGCTGAAATTTCTAAGGATATTATGGAGGCCAACTCAActcttgaagaaaaaaaaattccagaTGTCTCATCGTGGCCAATTAATGAGTATAAAATGCCGAGACAAAAAGATGGGTAAGTTAAATGAGTACAAGCAAATGCATGCTACATCGTAAGCTGATCACACATGTTTATTGCAGAGTGTCTTGTGGACTTTTTGTGATGTGGTGCATAAAATACTGGGACGGAGATCGCTGGACACATGAATTTGACCAGGAAGAGATTAATGCGTCAAGGCCACGTATTGTCACGAAAATTATTTTTTCAGAGGTGAACAAATTAGAGAAGGTCAAGATGAAAATTGTTAAAATCATGAAGAAGGAATAGGTATTAGCATCGGTAGGGTTTTAGTCCTGTAGAAGGTTTCCCTACCGTTGTTGGATACTTTGATCGATTGTAATGCGACATGGCACTGGGACAGATTTCGACATTTTTTCACGTTTTATTTATCGCTTTCGTGTGAGACTAAACATTTAAATGCATGTGGGCAAGTAATATTTTTGTTGTCCTAAAATGTATCAGTTTGCGGCTGTGATGTTATATGTACTGTTGTTGTTTCTATTCACAGTGGTCATTTATTTATTAAAAAATATCCCCGCCGTCCTGAGTTGGCGCGATGTGGACAAAACCAGCACAATATCCCAGGTCGATTCTGGTGgcacactacaagaaatatgtcaactagtgaccttctggcagtgaccctggaagaattggtcatagatctatgactatttgagaccaattggtcaaaagctgttcggggggctccaaactcTAAACTATatcgaccattttggtcagaaaggtcgtaatttccttacacgaaatggtcacaAAGCAGACATCACTGATCCACTGCCTTATTTCTAGCGGGtcatgaccaatatagatggtcataaccttgtaagtTGTGGTGGATttctatgactaggcgccacctcatcagttttgcctatgtgtcatgtccatgtgtcaatttttgccctaggttgtgaagcaacctatatttctgtcattacCAAAATTGCCAAAAAAATTGGGCATTCTTTACTATtcaaatcattgcctcatgacaaTATTCAACTCCATTTGGCTGGTAAATCTACctcggcaaatttccaaagttt
This sequence is a window from Aegilops tauschii subsp. strangulata cultivar AL8/78 chromosome 7, Aet v6.0, whole genome shotgun sequence. Protein-coding genes within it:
- the LOC141027495 gene encoding uncharacterized protein, producing the protein MTLYMRAWHGNHAAITSPQDRLTLPPPRTSSPRSDGRTAVAVPTPFPAGLAAAIHFGICARDLDLRPGRAVSAKSPAARTLGRAVGQCGGVGRGRAAAMINPHRVGLRGCRCMSRRQKSETEGKKRDDYDNMHGRGTGNIENCVSEEYRRAKVAREGTVPEEETKKPKRKGGGRSRKPSTSAVSSNTTYSIDRVMTYVKLLHKEVLNIPERCAKMVMERLNTEGVLYKPNKRDNNDEFDNVGEGVGMENGAPATTPDKGEATDPFIIDDNGNSPSSASTVRTKDFPSMSRTPQNADISGESMDALSPTKSEDTFESFPAESNIGNGEGSQENEDLFASSPHSILASSLNMTPDHIEAARVFVETLASSKKHAHRTVVDVPPPDGDICTPAMLHDVLTFKWLNGAIMNAYCKHLQHRDFSDRYISTTWFPKFMFSRARGKTKSVNDLDSEHVTKKTKVLARVMDEYFRRDKAYFPMHVNDNHWITIVMHTVKEEFQVLDSNSKGAISQRIRNMIATLRAEISKDIMEANSTLEEKKIPDVSSWPINEYKMPRQKDG